One region of Chryseobacterium sp. C-71 genomic DNA includes:
- a CDS encoding aldehyde dehydrogenase family protein gives MYLAEQLFEITVPLGVIKYYKENLKQLMTPENVEIPKGLEATGNRGVIYKEPFGPTLVIGPFNAPVLLLLDPAIAALAAGNPVILKPANTTPTVAALFQELIPKYFEPEAVNIVTGGREEITSLLELPFDFIFFTGSSNVGKVVMRAAAENLTPIILELGGQNPTIVDETANLDIAVDRIAWGHNAISGQWCIAPGYVYVHESIANEFIEKLKASIRKMYGENPQESPDLARMISEHDAERVASYIIPEKVVIGGRYDVASRYVEPTVLYPSTWDDPALQQEVFGPVLPVMAYSDLKEVTNIIKRKSKSLAAYIFSKNQNNIDYFLNSVSFGGGCINQTNLHCWIDSLPFGGVGYAGMGKYYGKAGFDALSNTKAMLVGNPDLELDVFPPYEGKDIGASLSLFSS, from the coding sequence ATGTACCTGGCGGAACAGTTGTTTGAGATTACCGTTCCGCTTGGCGTTATCAAATATTATAAAGAAAACCTGAAACAACTGATGACGCCTGAAAATGTTGAAATTCCGAAAGGATTGGAAGCGACGGGAAATCGGGGTGTTATTTATAAAGAACCTTTCGGGCCGACTTTGGTCATCGGACCTTTCAACGCTCCGGTTTTATTACTGCTCGATCCTGCGATCGCTGCTTTGGCAGCTGGAAATCCCGTGATTCTGAAACCGGCGAACACTACACCTACTGTGGCTGCACTTTTTCAGGAATTGATTCCTAAATATTTTGAACCTGAAGCCGTAAACATTGTTACAGGCGGAAGAGAAGAGATTACTTCACTTCTGGAGCTGCCTTTCGATTTTATTTTCTTCACAGGAAGTTCGAATGTAGGAAAGGTGGTTATGCGTGCTGCCGCAGAAAATCTCACCCCAATTATCCTTGAATTAGGCGGACAAAACCCAACGATTGTGGACGAAACTGCTAATCTTGATATTGCCGTCGACCGCATTGCGTGGGGACACAATGCGATTTCCGGGCAGTGGTGCATCGCTCCGGGATATGTTTACGTCCACGAAAGTATTGCCAATGAATTTATCGAAAAACTGAAAGCATCCATCCGGAAAATGTATGGAGAAAATCCACAGGAAAGTCCGGATCTGGCGAGAATGATTAGCGAGCACGATGCCGAACGGGTAGCTTCCTACATTATTCCCGAAAAGGTGGTAATTGGCGGAAGGTACGATGTTGCATCAAGATATGTAGAACCTACTGTACTTTATCCGAGCACCTGGGACGACCCGGCTTTGCAGCAGGAGGTTTTCGGGCCAGTACTGCCAGTGATGGCTTATTCTGATTTGAAAGAAGTAACCAACATTATCAAAAGAAAATCAAAATCTTTAGCAGCTTATATTTTCAGTAAAAACCAGAATAATATTGACTATTTCTTGAACTCTGTTTCTTTTGGTGGTGGTTGCATCAATCAGACCAATCTGCACTGCTGGATAGACAGCCTTCCGTTTGGCGGAGTGGGGTATGCCGGAATGGGTAAATATTACGGCAAAGCAGGTTTCGATGCATTGAGCAATACCAAGGCAATGCTTGTGGGCAATCCCGATTTGGAGCTGGATGTTTTTCCGCCCTATGAAGGAAAAGATATTGGAGCATCGCTAAGTCTGTTCAGTTCTTAA
- a CDS encoding AraC family transcriptional regulator translates to MFLSRTQVKYYLENYTFLKDSIAIVDKSNADKIVKKLLTEANNKHQEDYNKQLIYMVTFLAIVSIAMIFFCMWRNKFLNKNYGQLRNEFENNKVFIQNDTEIDKNNTSDDSRQTLNKNRINTETETRILNELKAFENSEAFLERDLTTTVIANLLNTNPKYLSEIIKKNREQTFSEYINNLKIDYIVYKLYNEPKYRDYKISYLAEVCGYSSVQVFAIAFKKVHGVTPSDFLRKLKE, encoded by the coding sequence ATGTTCTTATCCCGAACTCAGGTTAAATATTATCTTGAGAACTACACTTTTCTTAAAGACAGTATTGCAATCGTAGATAAAAGCAATGCAGACAAGATCGTAAAAAAACTTTTGACTGAGGCTAATAATAAACATCAAGAAGATTATAATAAACAGCTTATTTACATGGTTACTTTTCTAGCAATTGTTTCCATAGCTATGATTTTTTTTTGCATGTGGAGAAATAAATTTTTGAATAAAAATTATGGCCAGTTAAGAAATGAGTTTGAGAACAATAAAGTGTTTATTCAGAACGATACGGAAATCGATAAAAATAATACTAGTGATGACAGTAGACAGACATTAAATAAAAATAGAATAAACACCGAGACAGAAACGAGAATACTTAATGAGCTTAAAGCTTTTGAGAATTCGGAAGCTTTTCTCGAAAGAGATCTTACCACTACCGTTATAGCAAATCTTCTGAATACCAATCCTAAATATTTGTCTGAAATAATAAAAAAAAACAGAGAACAGACCTTTAGTGAGTATATTAATAATCTGAAAATTGATTATATCGTGTACAAGCTGTACAACGAACCAAAATACAGAGATTACAAGATAAGCTATCTGGCAGAAGTCTGTGGTTACTCTTCTGTCCAGGTGTTTGCAATTGCCTTTAAAAAAGTACATGGTGTAACGCCATCTGATTTTTTACGGAAACTGAAAGAATAA
- a CDS encoding AraC family transcriptional regulator, translating to MKKFYYLFLIFFSLHLFFAQNLKLEATIDSNIIAATSVDDLKEREKRLLDLKTESEKLKYNDGILESGDDLMLLYIDQSRYNEMISLGRQLIEFGKDKRDKHGFISNIYRKMGLALGYIGLDDESMNHYDEAIKRTRDIVDSDKRNYILSLCYVNKITYFNNKRYENKNLRDSILVNLSKSNRALFKIKNNSKTISADLKYDSFILNNIRLGIFYLEQPEVKGSLQLAEQYLMEALAVYESGIYRTKEFTNVMLLNQISWLYMEKKEPQKSIDFANRALELEKKYRDPYHRVESYEFLANGYMEKGDKEKSKFFMDKYSFLKDSLAIVDKNNADTTVKKIVKEVDEEHEENSKLQLIITAILIGIASIVTAILWRRRNRQMLKNYELLKRKMENSEKLFQNLNSKSGNSSKSTDENILISIKNRINPETEVRILNDLEVFEKSEAYLTKDFTTTVLASQLNTNPKYLSEVIKNNKAQNFSDYINTLKINYIVTKLYHEPKYRDYKISYLAEVCGYASAQVFTIAFKKVNGVTPSYFLQKLKEESTFY from the coding sequence ATGAAGAAATTTTATTATCTATTTCTAATTTTCTTTTCTCTGCATTTATTTTTTGCACAAAATCTCAAGTTAGAAGCGACCATCGACAGCAATATTATAGCTGCTACATCTGTAGATGATTTAAAAGAAAGAGAAAAACGTTTACTTGATTTGAAAACAGAATCTGAGAAGCTGAAATATAATGATGGAATTTTAGAAAGTGGTGATGATTTGATGCTTTTGTATATTGATCAGAGCAGATATAATGAGATGATATCTCTTGGCAGACAACTGATAGAATTTGGAAAAGACAAAAGAGATAAGCACGGTTTTATTTCCAATATATACCGTAAAATGGGCTTAGCATTAGGATACATCGGGCTGGATGACGAAAGTATGAATCACTATGACGAAGCAATAAAGCGTACTAGAGATATTGTGGACAGTGACAAGCGTAATTACATTCTTTCATTGTGTTACGTCAACAAAATAACCTACTTTAACAATAAAAGATATGAAAATAAGAACCTCAGAGATTCAATTTTGGTTAATCTTAGCAAAAGTAACAGGGCATTATTTAAAATAAAAAACAACAGCAAGACAATATCTGCTGATCTGAAATATGACTCATTTATTTTAAATAATATAAGATTAGGTATTTTCTATCTGGAGCAACCAGAAGTAAAAGGAAGCTTGCAATTAGCCGAACAATATCTTATGGAGGCTCTTGCAGTGTATGAAAGTGGTATATATAGAACAAAAGAGTTTACTAACGTCATGTTGCTCAATCAGATCAGCTGGCTCTATATGGAAAAGAAAGAACCTCAGAAATCAATCGATTTCGCCAACCGTGCTCTGGAACTCGAAAAGAAATACAGAGATCCTTATCACAGGGTGGAGTCTTATGAATTTCTGGCAAACGGATATATGGAAAAAGGAGATAAGGAAAAATCTAAATTCTTTATGGATAAATATTCTTTTCTAAAAGATAGTCTCGCTATTGTAGATAAGAATAATGCGGACACCACTGTAAAAAAAATAGTAAAAGAAGTAGATGAAGAGCATGAAGAAAATTCAAAGCTACAACTTATTATAACTGCGATACTCATAGGAATCGCTTCAATAGTGACTGCAATACTTTGGAGACGCAGAAACCGCCAGATGCTTAAAAACTACGAACTGCTGAAAAGAAAAATGGAAAATAGTGAAAAACTTTTTCAAAATTTAAACTCTAAATCTGGAAATAGCAGTAAGAGCACTGATGAAAATATTCTGATATCCATTAAAAACAGAATCAACCCTGAAACGGAGGTGAGAATCCTAAATGACCTTGAAGTTTTTGAGAAATCTGAAGCCTACCTTACCAAGGATTTTACCACAACAGTGTTGGCTAGTCAGCTAAATACCAATCCGAAGTATCTTTCTGAAGTAATAAAAAACAACAAAGCACAGAATTTTAGCGATTATATTAACACACTGAAAATTAATTATATCGTCACCAAGCTTTATCATGAGCCCAAATACAGAGATTACAAAATAAGCTATCTTGCAGAAGTCTGTGGTTATGCATCTGCTCAGGTATTTACCATAGCTTTTAAAAAAGTAAATGGGGTAACACCCTCGTATTTTCTTCAAAAACTAAAGGAAGAAAGTACTTTCTACTAA
- a CDS encoding T9SS type A sorting domain-containing protein, with the protein MMKKVYVLIFTLSLFLIHAQNTGVDSLIHALYQTTDVSLKTELLNTISDAYKNSDPDAMQKYAHKALVNAKKIHNKKEEAKALQNLGTSYIILGNYNDALKYFNLSEKILSGLDQNDKIIKEALAKVFGSKGIVYSEQNNYAKALENDFKAMKLYESIDNKVQLSKIYNNIGVIYDSIDDDIKALNYYLKAYKIQKEIKDPNLAVSCSNIGLIYLTENNLVKAKQFFDESLKEFQKSPNGRGMGELYNNISQYYVVKKDLKTAKNYLLKAEEICKSTENQFGLSNTYLFLARIYFNENDLNRSSDFVNKSLKISRDLDLPEAVMNCEKLLSEISDKKGNKEQAFLHLKNYNIATNDEFFEHMKLKINDGTSTGETFVKNNGKYDFYTPAGTFTVTAEPENPTLFTVTPFTFTTSFPNNNNNIFTQNICVTKNGNANDLEVVIAPETNATPGFDAKYKLMWRNKGNTTLSGNVTLTFDSSKMTFMSSVLPYASIVGNQITFNFSNLKPYANTASEIIFKINTPTHPTNPVNSGDILNFSAVVNPLAGDFKPEDNSFSYKQTVVNSFDPNDIVCIEGNSIPQSMVGKYLHYIVNFENTGTAPATNIVVEMDIDPNDFDISTLQLQNASHQVYTRVKDNKVEFIMEYANLGNGGHGNILMKMLSKNTLASGDNVNNKANIYFDYNFPIVTNDAITTIESGSVLQTVEAKIDNSIAIFPIPTNGEVNINADSKISSIEVYDIQGRIIQKQIGINNQSTKLTIHSNSSGVFLFKVNTEKGILIKKVIKN; encoded by the coding sequence ATGATGAAAAAAGTTTACGTCCTTATTTTCACACTATCACTATTTCTTATCCATGCACAAAATACCGGTGTAGATTCTCTGATTCATGCTTTATATCAGACCACAGATGTTTCTCTAAAAACAGAGCTTCTGAATACAATTTCTGATGCCTACAAGAATTCTGATCCTGATGCCATGCAAAAGTATGCTCATAAAGCACTGGTAAACGCAAAAAAAATACATAATAAAAAAGAGGAAGCAAAAGCGCTTCAGAATTTGGGAACATCTTATATTATTCTTGGAAATTATAATGATGCCCTTAAATATTTTAATCTATCCGAAAAAATACTTTCTGGACTAGACCAAAATGACAAAATAATCAAGGAAGCTCTGGCAAAAGTATTCGGAAGCAAAGGAATTGTTTATTCTGAACAGAATAATTATGCAAAAGCTCTGGAAAATGATTTTAAAGCAATGAAGCTTTATGAAAGTATTGATAATAAAGTCCAACTTTCAAAAATCTACAATAATATCGGAGTGATCTATGATTCAATTGATGATGACATAAAGGCATTGAATTATTACCTTAAAGCTTATAAGATTCAAAAAGAAATAAAAGATCCCAATCTTGCCGTCTCATGCTCTAATATAGGTTTGATCTATTTGACTGAAAATAATCTGGTAAAAGCCAAACAGTTTTTTGATGAAAGCTTAAAAGAATTTCAGAAAAGTCCGAATGGAAGGGGCATGGGAGAATTATACAATAATATTTCTCAGTATTATGTCGTTAAAAAAGATCTTAAAACTGCAAAAAATTACTTGCTAAAAGCAGAAGAAATATGTAAAAGCACTGAGAATCAATTTGGATTATCAAATACCTATTTATTTTTAGCAAGAATTTATTTTAATGAAAATGATCTTAACCGATCTTCTGATTTTGTTAATAAAAGTCTGAAAATTTCCAGAGATCTCGATTTACCCGAAGCTGTTATGAACTGTGAAAAACTGCTTTCTGAAATTTCTGATAAAAAGGGAAATAAAGAACAGGCTTTTCTTCATCTGAAAAATTATAATATAGCTACCAATGACGAATTTTTCGAACACATGAAATTGAAAATTAATGACGGAACTTCAACAGGAGAAACTTTTGTGAAAAACAACGGCAAGTACGATTTTTATACTCCGGCTGGAACCTTTACTGTGACCGCAGAACCTGAGAATCCGACACTTTTCACTGTAACACCTTTTACTTTTACGACAAGTTTCCCAAATAACAATAATAATATTTTCACTCAAAATATCTGCGTAACAAAAAATGGGAACGCCAATGATCTGGAAGTTGTGATCGCTCCCGAAACGAATGCAACACCCGGTTTTGATGCAAAATACAAGCTGATGTGGAGAAACAAAGGTAACACTACCCTTTCAGGAAATGTAACTCTTACCTTTGACAGCTCAAAGATGACTTTCATGTCTTCTGTATTACCATATGCATCAATTGTCGGAAATCAGATAACATTCAATTTTTCTAATCTAAAACCATATGCTAATACAGCTTCAGAAATTATTTTTAAAATAAATACTCCCACTCATCCAACAAATCCGGTGAACTCAGGAGATATTTTAAATTTTTCAGCTGTCGTAAATCCTCTTGCAGGAGACTTTAAGCCTGAAGATAATAGTTTCAGTTATAAACAAACAGTAGTAAACTCTTTTGATCCTAATGACATTGTTTGTATAGAAGGAAATTCTATTCCACAATCTATGGTAGGAAAATACCTTCACTATATTGTTAATTTTGAAAACACCGGTACAGCTCCTGCAACCAATATTGTTGTTGAAATGGATATTGATCCCAACGATTTTGATATTTCCACTCTTCAGCTACAAAATGCCTCTCATCAGGTTTATACCAGAGTGAAAGATAATAAAGTAGAGTTTATCATGGAATATGCCAATTTAGGAAACGGAGGTCACGGAAATATTCTGATGAAAATGTTATCTAAGAATACATTAGCATCAGGAGACAATGTCAATAATAAAGCTAATATTTATTTCGATTATAATTTCCCAATTGTTACCAACGATGCCATTACTACAATTGAAAGTGGCAGTGTACTGCAGACAGTAGAAGCTAAGATTGATAATTCAATTGCAATATTCCCGATCCCGACAAATGGAGAGGTAAATATTAATGCAGATTCTAAAATTTCCTCTATTGAAGTCTATGATATACAGGGAAGAATTATTCAGAAACAAATCGGCATCAACAATCAAAGTACAAAGCTTACGATCCACAGTAATTCTTCAGGAGTATTTTTATTTAAAGTAAATACAGAAAAAGGAATACTAATAAAAAAAGTCATTAAAAATTAA
- a CDS encoding thioredoxin fold domain-containing protein has translation MKNIISGLFIFITIFGFAQDEIQFQDLPFKDLVAKAKKENKLVFIDAYAAWCGPCKMMEKNVFTKKSVGDFYNKNFVNARIDMEKGEGREVAQKFGVRSYPTYLFLNGDGELVSQNYGYMEEGIFLAMAQDINSPNNKKGSLKERFANGEKDKDFLINIMKLNSSADYEFAKQASERYFSNRKKTDEFTKDDVGLLLYFLKSTEDLNYKTFVSQKADIIKFLPEENYNEFNNQLVLAKVVQESIDEKAKKINDDYFLKTAEPLVGKEVAILKLNQTKLAYYEQNANFPEYEKAALEYYKNADSFEPNELLKAAWIFSDNIKTQSSLKKAAEWAEKSVMRGETPENTYILAKIYYNLGSRDLAKNFAELSKNMALQSGKDANLATELLSKIK, from the coding sequence ATGAAAAATATTATCTCCGGATTATTTATTTTTATCACCATATTTGGTTTTGCTCAGGACGAAATTCAGTTTCAGGATCTTCCTTTTAAAGATCTTGTAGCAAAAGCTAAGAAAGAAAACAAGCTTGTTTTTATTGATGCATATGCTGCCTGGTGTGGCCCTTGTAAGATGATGGAAAAAAATGTTTTTACCAAAAAATCTGTAGGCGATTTTTATAATAAAAATTTTGTCAATGCGAGAATTGACATGGAAAAAGGTGAAGGAAGAGAGGTTGCGCAGAAATTTGGCGTTCGCTCCTATCCTACTTATTTGTTTTTGAATGGTGACGGCGAATTGGTTTCACAAAACTATGGATATATGGAAGAAGGTATTTTCTTAGCAATGGCTCAGGATATCAATTCTCCAAATAATAAAAAAGGTTCGCTGAAAGAACGGTTTGCAAATGGTGAAAAAGACAAAGATTTTCTCATCAACATTATGAAGCTAAATTCGAGTGCTGACTACGAATTTGCAAAACAAGCTTCTGAAAGATACTTCTCCAACAGAAAAAAAACAGACGAGTTTACGAAAGACGATGTTGGTCTTCTTTTATATTTCTTAAAATCAACAGAAGATCTCAACTACAAAACATTTGTTTCTCAAAAAGCAGACATCATCAAATTTTTACCTGAAGAAAACTATAACGAATTTAATAATCAATTGGTTTTAGCCAAAGTAGTACAAGAATCGATTGACGAAAAAGCTAAAAAAATCAACGACGATTATTTTTTAAAAACTGCTGAACCGTTAGTTGGGAAAGAAGTGGCGATTTTAAAATTAAATCAAACCAAATTAGCGTATTACGAACAAAATGCCAATTTCCCGGAATACGAAAAAGCAGCGTTAGAATATTATAAAAACGCAGATTCTTTTGAACCCAACGAACTTTTAAAAGCAGCCTGGATTTTTTCAGACAATATCAAAACACAATCTTCGTTAAAGAAAGCAGCAGAATGGGCGGAGAAATCGGTCATGCGTGGTGAAACTCCGGAAAACACCTATATTTTAGCAAAAATATATTACAATTTAGGAAGCAGAGACTTAGCAAAAAACTTCGCTGAATTATCAAAAAACATGGCTTTGCAATCTGGAAAAGATGCCAATTTAGCAACAGAGTTATTAAGTAAAATCAAATAA
- a CDS encoding DUF3575 domain-containing protein: MKYKIFITALALASVSKMTAQEQVSEKENGLRIKANALFIPVGIVNAGLEYQLNSKYTLQGDVIISPWKSFAGHELQYYSVSAEGRYYFKEAFNGWYVGANVAASSFVLQKWNYWGDGDYINDNGEVFTKSNLYQKGYSVLFGITAGYQFRLSDRLNMDIYGTVGTSQDFYKGYDRETGKRYDVAEGNNRSGEILPYRGGVMISYKLK, encoded by the coding sequence TTGAAGTACAAAATTTTCATAACAGCCCTGGCATTAGCCTCTGTGAGCAAAATGACAGCTCAGGAACAAGTTTCTGAAAAAGAAAATGGTCTGCGCATAAAAGCAAACGCTTTGTTTATCCCTGTGGGAATTGTAAATGCCGGCCTTGAATATCAACTCAACTCAAAATACACATTACAAGGTGATGTTATTATCTCTCCTTGGAAATCTTTTGCAGGGCATGAGTTACAATACTACTCGGTTTCTGCGGAAGGGAGGTATTATTTTAAAGAAGCATTCAATGGATGGTATGTAGGAGCAAATGTTGCTGCATCGTCTTTTGTTTTGCAAAAATGGAATTATTGGGGTGATGGTGATTACATCAATGATAATGGTGAAGTTTTTACAAAGTCAAATTTATATCAAAAAGGATATTCTGTTTTATTTGGAATTACAGCCGGTTACCAATTCAGATTATCAGACAGATTAAACATGGATATTTATGGAACGGTAGGTACATCCCAGGATTTTTACAAAGGCTACGATCGTGAAACAGGAAAAAGATACGATGTTGCAGAAGGAAATAATCGGAGTGGCGAAATCCTCCCATACAGAGGAGGGGTAATGATATCTTATAAATTAAAGTGA
- a CDS encoding exo-beta-N-acetylmuramidase NamZ domain-containing protein, whose amino-acid sequence MNLDFKIKTLVLICLIFLGVINPYYSQSQDQECFKTGADRPELYLPLLKDKTIGIVTNQTGLMKDKTHVVDFLVKNGIKIKTIFAPEHGFRGDADAGEKVKNGVDVKTGIPIISLYGANKKPKPEQLKGLDIVLFDIQDVGVRFYTYISTLTYLMEAGAENNVEILVLDRPNPHDGYIDGPVLKKKWESFVGMHEVPVVYGLTIGEYGKMVNGEKWLKNGVQAKYTLIPMQKYHKKQRYAILDKPSPNLPNDKSINLYPSLCFFEGTQVSVGRGTDKPFQIYGSPWTKNLPYQFTPKPNFGAKDPFLNGKLCYGENLSNYSQDLRSLNLEWLLKAYQNYKNPQQDFFLKNLFFDTLAGSDELRKQIVAGKSESEIKLSWKADLEKFSKIRSKYVIYEE is encoded by the coding sequence ATGAATTTAGATTTCAAAATTAAAACTTTAGTTCTTATTTGCCTAATTTTTTTAGGAGTAATCAACCCATATTATTCTCAGTCTCAAGATCAGGAATGTTTCAAAACCGGTGCAGACCGACCGGAACTTTATTTGCCTTTACTGAAAGATAAAACCATCGGAATTGTAACCAACCAAACCGGTTTGATGAAAGACAAAACCCATGTCGTCGATTTTCTCGTGAAAAACGGAATTAAAATTAAAACAATTTTTGCTCCCGAACACGGTTTCAGAGGTGATGCAGATGCAGGAGAAAAAGTGAAAAATGGGGTAGATGTTAAAACAGGAATTCCTATTATATCTCTTTACGGAGCTAATAAAAAACCAAAACCGGAGCAATTAAAAGGTTTAGATATTGTTTTGTTTGATATTCAGGATGTTGGAGTTCGATTTTATACCTATATTTCTACTTTAACCTATTTAATGGAAGCCGGAGCAGAAAATAATGTCGAAATTCTGGTTTTAGACAGACCAAATCCTCATGACGGATATATTGACGGACCGGTTTTAAAAAAGAAATGGGAAAGTTTTGTCGGAATGCATGAAGTTCCTGTAGTTTACGGCTTAACGATCGGTGAATACGGAAAAATGGTGAACGGAGAAAAATGGCTGAAGAATGGGGTGCAGGCAAAATACACTTTGATTCCGATGCAGAAGTATCATAAAAAACAGCGTTATGCCATTTTAGATAAGCCATCTCCCAATTTGCCCAATGATAAATCGATTAATCTCTATCCGAGTTTATGTTTTTTTGAAGGAACTCAGGTTTCTGTGGGAAGAGGAACAGATAAACCTTTTCAAATATATGGTTCACCGTGGACGAAAAATTTACCTTACCAATTCACTCCAAAACCGAATTTCGGAGCGAAAGATCCATTTTTAAACGGGAAATTGTGTTACGGAGAAAATCTTTCAAATTATTCTCAGGATTTGAGAAGTCTGAATTTAGAATGGCTGCTCAAAGCATATCAAAATTATAAAAATCCTCAGCAGGATTTCTTTTTGAAGAATCTTTTCTTCGATACATTAGCAGGAAGCGATGAATTAAGAAAACAAATCGTTGCCGGAAAATCTGAATCTGAAATCAAGTTGTCTTGGAAAGCCGATCTTGAAAAATTTTCAAAAATCAGAAGTAAATATGTGATTTATGAAGAATAA
- a CDS encoding FtsX-like permease family protein, which yields MKFPLYFSRKIAFSKDNKNNLSRVIIFIGRLSVALGIIVSLITVSTGFGSKKAIKERLADFSGHITVKSTRSNSSYNTSILDKQGLNIAKLKEIPDVESVQKYAMVTGIMRNEHSFAGIIFKGVGKDFDSLRFKKFLIAGKTPKITEEGYNNGITISEKIANDLHLKLNDSIVTVFAKEDQKQIYRKFQVVGIYKTDIKMIDDQFVIGDVNHVRKIQDMTPEDIGGIDIFFKNINDIDKDSIEIDKVIGYKNYAEKATDKFPQINDWIGLFDTNIGIIITIMLTVVIINIIMVLLILIIERTNSIGLLKTLGATNGQIRATFINYTLIIMVPGLLFGNAIGLGLLLIQKFFGIIKLDPKDYYVSVVPVDLNPLIILSISAGILFISGLALIIPSYLISKISPVKSIKYS from the coding sequence TTGAAATTTCCTTTATATTTCTCTAGAAAAATAGCGTTTTCCAAAGATAACAAAAATAACCTATCACGGGTGATCATCTTCATCGGCAGACTTTCTGTTGCTCTGGGAATCATTGTTTCTTTGATTACCGTTTCCACAGGTTTTGGTTCAAAAAAAGCCATTAAAGAGAGACTGGCAGATTTCAGCGGACATATTACTGTAAAATCAACCCGCTCAAATTCATCTTACAATACTTCAATTCTTGACAAGCAAGGTTTAAATATTGCTAAACTGAAAGAAATCCCGGATGTTGAAAGCGTGCAAAAATACGCTATGGTAACAGGAATTATGCGTAACGAGCATAGTTTTGCAGGAATTATCTTTAAAGGTGTAGGAAAAGATTTTGACAGCTTAAGATTTAAAAAATTTCTGATTGCAGGTAAAACTCCAAAGATTACAGAAGAAGGCTACAACAACGGTATTACTATTTCGGAAAAGATAGCCAATGATCTGCATCTGAAACTCAACGACAGTATTGTAACGGTATTTGCAAAGGAAGATCAAAAGCAGATCTACAGAAAATTTCAGGTAGTTGGAATCTACAAAACCGACATCAAAATGATTGACGATCAGTTTGTGATTGGCGATGTGAATCATGTGAGAAAAATTCAGGATATGACGCCTGAAGATATTGGCGGAATTGATATTTTCTTTAAAAATATAAATGACATTGACAAAGATTCGATAGAGATTGATAAAGTAATTGGCTATAAAAACTATGCAGAAAAGGCAACTGATAAATTTCCTCAGATCAATGATTGGATAGGTCTTTTTGACACCAACATTGGGATCATTATTACCATTATGCTAACGGTTGTGATTATTAATATCATTATGGTTCTGCTTATTTTGATTATTGAAAGAACAAATTCTATTGGTTTACTTAAAACTTTAGGGGCTACGAATGGTCAGATAAGAGCTACTTTTATCAATTACACACTCATCATTATGGTTCCAGGATTGCTTTTTGGAAATGCTATTGGTCTTGGACTTCTATTAATTCAAAAGTTTTTCGGAATTATTAAATTAGACCCGAAAGACTATTATGTCAGCGTTGTTCCTGTAGATTTAAATCCTCTTATTATACTTTCAATCTCTGCCGGTATATTATTTATTTCTGGATTAGCATTGATTATCCCAAGCTATCTGATCAGTAAAATTTCTCCGGTGAAGTCTATTAAATATAGCTAA